A single region of the Sorghum bicolor cultivar BTx623 chromosome 9, Sorghum_bicolor_NCBIv3, whole genome shotgun sequence genome encodes:
- the LOC110430365 gene encoding nucleoside diphosphate kinase 3-like, with product MSAAASKKLFQAARSLILSASQRSSAAAVLAAEGRTAALATLTNFGRKALPTAYYSYHRQGSHHAASGWGAIAAAVPAAVYMLQDQEAHAAEMERTFIAIKPDGVQRGLISEIVNRFERKGYKLVAIKLIVPSKEFAQKHYHDLKERPFFNGLCDFLSSGPVLAMVWEGEGVIKYGRKLIGATDPQKSEPGTIRGDLAVVVGRNIIHGSDGPETAKDEIALWFEPKELVSYTSNEEKWIYGVN from the exons ATGAGCGCCGCCGCCTCCAAGAAGCTCTTCCAGGCCGCCAGGTCCCTCATCCTCTCCGCTTCTCAgcgctcctccgccgccgccgtcctcgcCGCCG AGGGCCGCACCGCCGCGCTCGCCACGCTCACCAACTTCGGCAGGAAGGCCCTCCCCACCGCCTACTACTCCTACCACAGGCAGGGATCCCACCACGCTGCGTCGGGATGGGGAGCCATCGCCGCCGCAGTCCCGGCTGCAG TTTACATGCTCCAGGACCAGGAGGCTCATGCTGCAGAG ATGGAGCGCACCTTCATTGCCATCAAGCCCGACGGCGTCCAAAGAGGCCTG ATTTCTGAGATTGTGAACCGATTTGAGAGAAAAGGCTACAAGCTTGTTGCCATCAAGCTGATTGTTCCATCCAAAGAATTCGCTCAGAAGCACTACCATGATCTCAAGGAAAGGCCTTTCTTCAACGGGTTGTGTGACTTTCTCAGCTCTGGCCCTGTACTTGCAATG GTTTGGGAAGGAGAGGGTGTCATCAAGTATGGGAGAAAACTAATTGGTGCCACAGACCCACAGAAATCTGAACCAGGAACCATCAGGGGTGATCTTGCCGTTGTTGTTGGAAG AAACATCATTCATGGAAGTGATGGCCCGGAGACAGCAAAGGATGAGATCGCTTTATGGTTTGAACCCAAGGAGCTGGTCTCTTATACCAGCAATGAGGAGAAGTGGATCTATGGGGTGAATTAA
- the LOC8065342 gene encoding leucine-rich repeat receptor-like serine/threonine-protein kinase BAM3 isoform X2 has protein sequence MAALLLLLLLLLLLPICFPSSSLVLAIPTLASQAATLLSLKDSFSPPLPPQLRTWTLANYASLCSSWPGVACAPGSNRTVVSLDISGYNISGTLSPAIGDLAGLRFLSAAANSLAGDIPPDIAALRNLRHLNLSNNQFNGTLDALDFSAMPSLEVLDLYDNDLAGALPTLLPAGLRHLDLGGNFFSGTIPPSLGRFPAIEFLSLAGNSLSGPIPPDLANLSSTLRHLFLGYFNRFDGGIPPELGRLTSLVHLDLASCGLQGPIPASLGDLTALDTLYLQTNQLNGTIPPSLGNLTGLRFLDVSNNALTGEIPPELAALGELRLLNMFINRFRGGVPDFLADLRSLQVLKLWQNNFTGAIPAALGRAAPLREVDLSTNRLTGEVPRWLCARGQLEILILLDNFLFGPVPEGLGAACPTLTRVRLGHNYLTGPLPRGFLYLPALTTVELQGNYLTGRLEEDGSGSTITSGSRLSLLNLSSNRFNGSLPASIGNLSSLQTLLLGGNQLSGEIPRQVGRLKRLLKLDLSGNKLTGAVPGEVGECTSLTYLDLSGNRLSGAIPVRLAHIKILNYLNVSWNLLSGSIPRELGGMKSLTAADFSHNDLSGRVPDNGQFAYFNASSFVGNPGLQLLVNNSSKAPQQQQQQPTWGGVGGGGGGGGGTQQQPPGVMGRLKLLAALGLLGCSVAFAAVAVATTRSAMLRRRSFWSSQRWRMTAFQKVSFGCDDVVRCVKENCVVGRGGAGVVYRGTMPGGECVAVKRIVSAEGGGFQAEVETLGRIRHRHIVRLLAFCSGPEAKLLVYEYMVNGSLGEALHRRNDGDGSGVLAWASRLRVATEAAKGLCYLHHDCSPPILHRDVKSNNILLDARMEAHVADFGLAKFLVGGNDATECMSAVAGSYGYIAPGRWRRSTIDRK, from the exons ATGGcggctctcctcctcctcctcctgctgctgctgctgctgcccatCTGCTTTCCCTCCTCCTCCCTCGTCCTCGCCATTCCAACACTAGCCAGCCAGGCCGCCACCCTGCTCTCCCTCAAGGACTCCTtctcgccgccgctgccgccgcagcTGCGCACCTGGACGCTCGCCAACTACGCTTCGCTCTGCTCCTCATGGCCCGGCGTCGCATGCGCCCCCGGTAGCAACCGCACCGTCGTCTCGCTCGACATCTCCGGCTACAACATCTCCGGCACGCTGTCCCCCGCCATCGGCGACCTCGCTGGCCTCCGTTtcctctccgccgccgccaacTCCCTAGCCGGTGACATTCCGCCCGACATCGCCGCCCTCCGCAACCTGCGCCACCTCAACCTCTCCAACAACCAGTTCAACGGCACCCTGGACGCCCTCGACTTCTCCGCGATGCCCAGCCTCGAGGTGCTCGACCTCTACGACAACGATCTCGCCGGCGCGCTTCCCACACTCCTCCCCGCGGGCCTCCGCCACCTCGACCTCGGCGGCAACTTCTTCTCCGGCACCATCCCGCCCAGCTTGGGCCGCTTCCCCGCCATCGAGTTCCTCTCGCTAGCTGGCAACAGCCTCTCCGGGCCCATCCCTCCCGACCTCGCCAACCTCTCCTCCACGCTGCGCCACCTCTTCCTGGGCTACTTCAACCGCTTCGACGGCGGCATCCCGCCGGAGCTCGGCAGGCTGACCAGCCTCGTCCACCTCGACCTCGCCAGCTGCGGCCTCCAGGGCCCCATCCCGGCCTCGCTCGGCGACCTCACCGCGCTGGACACGCTGTACCTGCAGACGAACCAGCTGAACGGCACCATCCCGCCGTCGCTCGGCAACCTCACCGGCCTTAGGTTCCTCGACGTCTCCAACAACGCGCTCACGGGGGAGATCCCTCCCGAGCTCGCCGCGCTCGGGGAACTCAGGCTGCTCAACATGTTCATCAACCGCTTCCGCGGCGGCGTGCCGGACTTCCTGGCCGACCTCCGCTCCCTGCAGGTCCTCAAGCTGTGGCAGAACAACTTCACGGGCGCCATCCCCGCGGCGCTCGGGCGCGCCGCGCCGCTCCGGGAGGTGGACCTGTCCACGAACCGCCTGACGGGGGAGGTGCCCCGGTGGCTGTGCGCGCGCGGGCAGCTGGAGATCCTCATCCTCCTGGACAACTTCCTCTTCGGGCCGGTGCCGGAGGGGCTGGGCGCCGCCTGCCCGACGCTCACGCGGGTGCGGCTGGGCCACAACTACCTCACGGGGCCGCTCCCGCGCGGCTTCCTGTACCTGCCGGCGCTCACCACCGTGGAGCTGCAGGGCAACTACCTGACGGGGCGGCTGGAGGAGGACGGCAGCGGCAGCACCATCACCAGCGGCAGCAGGCTGTCGCTGCTGAACCTGTCGAGCAACCGCTTCAACGGGTCGCTTCCGgcgtccatcggcaacttgtcgTCGCTTCAGACGCTCCTCCTGGGCGGCAACCAGCTGAGCGGCGAGATCCCGCGGCAGGTGGGGCGGCTGAAGCGGCTGCTGAAGCTTGACCTGAGCGGCAACAAGCTGACGGGTGCGGTGCCCGGCGAGGTGGGCGAGTGCACGTCGCTGACGTACCTGGACCTGAGCGGCAACCGTCTGTCGGGCGCGATCCCCGTGCGGCTGGCGCACATCAAGATCCTCAACTACCTCAACGTGTCGTGGAACCTGCTGAGCGGCAGCATCccgcgggagctgggcggcatGAAGAGCCTGACCGCCGCCGACTTCTCGCACAACGACCTGTCCGGGCGCGTGCCGGACAACGGCCAGTTCGCCTACTTCAACGCGTCGTCGTTCGTGGGCAACCCGGGGCTGCAGCTGCTGGTGAATAATTCTTCGAAggcgccgcagcagcagcagcagcagccgacgTGGGGAggggtcggcggcggcggcggcggcggcggcgggacgcagcagcagccgccgggTGTGATGGGGCGTCTGAAGCTGCTTGCTGCCCTGGGCCTCCTCGGCTGCTCCGTGGCGTTCGCTGCGGTGGCCGTGGCGACGACGCGGTCCGCCATGCTCCGTCGTCGGTCTTTTTGGTCGAGCCAGCGGTGGCGCATGACGGCGTTCCAGAAGGTGTCGTTCGGGTGCGACGACGTGGTGCGGTGCGTCAAGGAGAACTGCGTGGTGGGTCGCGGCGGGGCCGGGGTGGTGTACCGCGGGACGATGCCCGGCGGGGAGTGCGTGGCGGTGAAGCGGATCGTGTCGGCGGAGGGCGGAGGGTTCCAGGCGGAGGTGGAGACGCTGGGTCGGATCCGGCACCGGCACATCGTGCGGCTGCTGGCCTTCTGCTCGGGGCCCGAGGCGAAGCTGCTGGTGTACGAGTACATGGTGAACGGCAGCCTCGGGGAGGCGCTGCACCGTCGTAACGACGGCGATGGCAGCGGCGTGCTGGCGTGGGCGTCGCGTCTCCGCGTGGCGACGGAGGCGGCCAAGGGGCTGTGCTACCTGCACCACGACTGCTCGCCGCCGATCCTGCATCGGGACGTCAAGTCCAACAACATCTTGCTGGACGCCCGAATGGAGGCCCACGTGGCGGACTTCGGCCTGGCCAAGTTTCTGGTGGGCGGCAACGACGCCACCGAGTGCATGTCCGCCGTCGCCGGATCCTACGGCTACATTGCACCAG GTAGGTGGAGAAGATCGACCATCGATCGCAAGTGA
- the LOC110430364 gene encoding uncharacterized protein LOC110430364, with protein sequence MDDVHGRIEVFPQYFVPSKEAMETPDGLSTSKNNLDSPPSSRRRSWTPRRVKGAASILNLLSIPRIRWSMSNEDDDKIELSRAEVETLRTEIAEAEERESHLKARLENIDEVLRFARLSGYLYIRSRWSQLPGEPPILDDADVDDWLPRFVVLQGQCLYYYLKSTDLSPQESTLLCDVVEVGQLPNFVPEDEKTRYAFYLLTRQGLKFECSSTSEIQVDSWVRALSSDCKLRDGAGDDDKMKTPSSQVEAGSW encoded by the exons ATGGATGATGTACATGGACGGATAGAGGTCTTCCCCCAATACTTTGTGCCATCAAAAGAAGCTATGGAGACTCCTGATGGTCTATCAACAAGTAAGAATAACCTGGATAGTCCACCAAG TTCACGTCGGCGTTCCTGGACTCCAAGACGAGTTAAGGGAGCTGCATCCATTTTGAATTTATTGTCCATTCCCCGCATAAGATGGTCTATGAGCAATGAGGATGATGACAAG ATTGAATTATCTAGAGCTGAAGTAGAGACTTTACGAACCGAAATTGCAGAGGCTGAGGAAAGGGAATCTCACTTAAAAGCTCG GTTGGAAAATATCGATGAAGTTCTGAGATTTGCACGTCTTTCTGGCTATCTCTACATTCGAAGT CGATGGTCCCAACTCCCTGGAGAACCACCTATATTAGACGATGCTGATGTGGATGACTGGCTACCTCGCTTTGTTGTTCTACAAGGGcagtgtttgtactattatctgAAATCTACAG ATCTGAGCCCACAAGAATCTACACTGTTATGTGATGTTGTTGAAGTAGGGCAGCTTCCAAACTTTGTGCCAGAGGACGAAAAGACAAGATATGCGTTTTATCTGTTGACCCGTCAAGGATTGAAGTTTGAATGCTCCAGTACCTCCGAAATACAG GTTGATTCATGGGTAAGAGCACTGTCAAGTGACTGCAAATTGCGAGATGGTGCTGGTGATGATGATAAGATGAAGACGCCGAGTAGCCAAGTAGAAGCTGGGTCATGGTAG
- the LOC8066570 gene encoding uncharacterized protein LOC8066570 — translation MQVVVVDNGMVQVSLSTPQGHITAVRVNSDHQNLLHYNATQANSGGYWDVVWNYPGSNQPKGMMDMLDGTEFKVVSSDEEQVELSFRSSYSPSSSPPNSLRLNVDKRFVMLRGSSGFYCYAILEHARECPALNISVARLAFKLNEDRFRYMAISDDIQRYMPSAADRDPPRGVPLDYKEAVLLVDPVEPEFKGEVDDKYQYSMDNKDNTVHGWIAADSGGGGVGFWVITPSNEFKNGGPLKRELTSHTGPTSLSVFLGPHYVGKDMVINFEEGEYWKKVLGPIFVYLNSGHHPLPAAGGSNDDDDDNVTNHLWEDAKAQAQAEVSKWPYSFPRSPDFAKAGERGSVTGRLWVRDRSYSNNDDKQQAAATQQPEPAAMAYVGLASPGKPGSWATESKGYQFWTRATSDGSFSIGNVREGTYNLYAWVPGILGDYMHVSPVTIAASATAAVVNLGDDLVFEPPRSGPTLWEIGVPDRTAAEFYVPDADPKYASRLFLTKDRYRQYGLWERYAALYPAGDLVFTVGKSNHSRDWFFAHVTRRVVGGGGVVGNNNNNIETTTTTTTTSIVPTTWQIRFHLDRVVADGTYTLRIALAASHMSNLKVQVNSGAGAGAGGEVNLLGDNNAIARHGIRGTQWSLDMDVKGHLLNQGDNTIYINQTTPYQFAGVMYDYIRLEGPSTSTYS, via the exons ATGCAGGTGGTCGTGGTGGACAATGGCATGGTGCAGGTGTCGCTGTCCACGCCGCAGGGCCACATCACCGCCGTCCGCGTCAACAGCGACCACCAAAACCTGCTGCACTACAACGCCACCCAAGCAAACTCAGGAGG GTACTGGGATGTGGTTTGGAACTACCCTGGCTCAAATCAACCAAAAGGAATGATGGATAT GTTGGATGGTACAGAGTTCAAGGTTGTATCCTCAGATGAAGAGCAAGTGGAGCTTTCTTTCAGGAGCTCATACAGTCCTTCGTCATCACCTCCAAACAGCCTCCGGCTAAACGTAGACAAGAGGTTTGTGATGCTGCGAGGCAGCTCCGGGTTCTACTGCTACGCCATCTTGGAGCATGCCCGGGAGTGTCCAGCGCTCAACATCTCCGTGGCTCGCCTCGCCTTCAAGCTCAACGAGGACAGGTTCCGTTACATGGCCATCTCCGACGACATCCAGAGATACATGCCGAGTGCGGCGGACAGGGATCCACCCCGCGGCGTGCCGCTGGACTACAAGGAGGCCGTCCTGCTGGTGGACCCCGTGGAGCCGGAGTTCAAAGGCGAGGTGGATGACAAGTACCAGTACTCCATGGACAACAAGGATAACACGGTGCACGGATGGATCGCCGCCGATTccggcggcggtggcgtcgGCTTCTGGGTCATCACTCCCAGCAACGAGTTCAAGAACGGCGGGCCGCTCAAGCGGGAGCTCACCTCCCACACCGGCCCCACCTCCCTCTCG GTGTTTCTAGGGCCGCATTACGTGGGCAAGGACATGGTTATCAATTTCGAGGAGGGCGAGTACTGGAAGAAAGTGCTGGGCCCCATCTTCGTCTACCTCAACTCCGGCCACCACCCGCTGCCCGCCGCCGGCGGctccaacgacgacgacgacgacaatgTCACCAATCATCTCTGGGAGGACGCCAAGGCGCAGGCGCAGGCAGAGGTGAGCAAATGGCCCTACAGCTTCCCCCGGTCGCCGGACTTTGCAAAGGCAGGTGAGAGAGGTTCCGTCACAGGGAGGCTCTGGGTCAGGGACAGGTCCTACTCCAACAACGACGACaagcagcaggcagcagcgaCGCAGCAGCCTGAGCCTGCTGCCATGGCTTATGTCGGCCTCGCTTCGCCTGGCAAACCTGGCTCCTGGGCCACAGAGAGCAAG GGGTATCAGTTCTGGACGAGGGCCACATCGGACGGCAGCTTCAGCATCGGCAATGTCCGTGAAGGGACGTACAATCTGTACGCATGGGTTCCCGGGATCCTTGGAGACTACATGCATGTGTCTCCTGTAACCATAGCAGCAAgtgccaccgccgccgtcgtcaACCTCGGTGACGACCTCGTGTTCGAGCCTCCAAGATCAGGGCCCACGCTGTGGGAGATCGGCGTCCCGGACCGGACGGCGGCGGAGTTCTACGTCCCTGACGCCGACCCCAAGTACGCCAGCAGGCTGTTTCTCACCAAGGACAGGTACCGGCAGTACGGCTTGTGGGAGAGGTACGCCGCCCTGTACCCTGCAGGCGACCTCGTGTTCACGGTCGGCAAGAGCAACCACTCCAGGGACTGGTTCTTTGCTCATGTCACAAGAagagtcgtcggcggcggcggcgtcgtgggcaacaacaataataatattgagacgacgacgacgacgacgacgacgagcatAGTGCCAACGACATGGCAGATACGTTTCCATCTGGACCGAGTGGTGGCAGACGGCACCTACACCCTGCGCATTGCTCTCGCAGCCTCTCACATGTCCAACCTCAAGGTGCAAGTGAacagcggcgccggcgccggcgccggaggaGAGGTGAATCTGTTGGGCGACAACAACGCCATCGCGCGGCACGGCATACGCGGCACGCAGTGGAGCCTGGACATGGATGTCAAGGGCCACCTGCTCAACCAAGGGGACAACACCATCTACATCAACCAGACAACTCCCTACCAGTTTGCCGGGGTCATGTACGACTACATTCGCCTTGAAGGGCCTTCCACTTCCACATATAGCTAG
- the LOC8065342 gene encoding leucine-rich repeat receptor-like serine/threonine-protein kinase BAM3 isoform X1, translating into MAALLLLLLLLLLLPICFPSSSLVLAIPTLASQAATLLSLKDSFSPPLPPQLRTWTLANYASLCSSWPGVACAPGSNRTVVSLDISGYNISGTLSPAIGDLAGLRFLSAAANSLAGDIPPDIAALRNLRHLNLSNNQFNGTLDALDFSAMPSLEVLDLYDNDLAGALPTLLPAGLRHLDLGGNFFSGTIPPSLGRFPAIEFLSLAGNSLSGPIPPDLANLSSTLRHLFLGYFNRFDGGIPPELGRLTSLVHLDLASCGLQGPIPASLGDLTALDTLYLQTNQLNGTIPPSLGNLTGLRFLDVSNNALTGEIPPELAALGELRLLNMFINRFRGGVPDFLADLRSLQVLKLWQNNFTGAIPAALGRAAPLREVDLSTNRLTGEVPRWLCARGQLEILILLDNFLFGPVPEGLGAACPTLTRVRLGHNYLTGPLPRGFLYLPALTTVELQGNYLTGRLEEDGSGSTITSGSRLSLLNLSSNRFNGSLPASIGNLSSLQTLLLGGNQLSGEIPRQVGRLKRLLKLDLSGNKLTGAVPGEVGECTSLTYLDLSGNRLSGAIPVRLAHIKILNYLNVSWNLLSGSIPRELGGMKSLTAADFSHNDLSGRVPDNGQFAYFNASSFVGNPGLQLLVNNSSKAPQQQQQQPTWGGVGGGGGGGGGTQQQPPGVMGRLKLLAALGLLGCSVAFAAVAVATTRSAMLRRRSFWSSQRWRMTAFQKVSFGCDDVVRCVKENCVVGRGGAGVVYRGTMPGGECVAVKRIVSAEGGGFQAEVETLGRIRHRHIVRLLAFCSGPEAKLLVYEYMVNGSLGEALHRRNDGDGSGVLAWASRLRVATEAAKGLCYLHHDCSPPILHRDVKSNNILLDARMEAHVADFGLAKFLVGGNDATECMSAVAGSYGYIAPEYAYTLKVDEKSDVYSFGVVLLELVTGLKPVGEHLGDGDGAVDLVQWARGRSSSGGGVLGLLDPRLGGDVPVAEAAHVLFVAMLCVQEHSVERPTMREVVQMLQQAKHKHEGPGPGPSLAAATVPLPARPAQRHAQRPDIDMHLVVHCHGM; encoded by the exons ATGGcggctctcctcctcctcctcctgctgctgctgctgctgcccatCTGCTTTCCCTCCTCCTCCCTCGTCCTCGCCATTCCAACACTAGCCAGCCAGGCCGCCACCCTGCTCTCCCTCAAGGACTCCTtctcgccgccgctgccgccgcagcTGCGCACCTGGACGCTCGCCAACTACGCTTCGCTCTGCTCCTCATGGCCCGGCGTCGCATGCGCCCCCGGTAGCAACCGCACCGTCGTCTCGCTCGACATCTCCGGCTACAACATCTCCGGCACGCTGTCCCCCGCCATCGGCGACCTCGCTGGCCTCCGTTtcctctccgccgccgccaacTCCCTAGCCGGTGACATTCCGCCCGACATCGCCGCCCTCCGCAACCTGCGCCACCTCAACCTCTCCAACAACCAGTTCAACGGCACCCTGGACGCCCTCGACTTCTCCGCGATGCCCAGCCTCGAGGTGCTCGACCTCTACGACAACGATCTCGCCGGCGCGCTTCCCACACTCCTCCCCGCGGGCCTCCGCCACCTCGACCTCGGCGGCAACTTCTTCTCCGGCACCATCCCGCCCAGCTTGGGCCGCTTCCCCGCCATCGAGTTCCTCTCGCTAGCTGGCAACAGCCTCTCCGGGCCCATCCCTCCCGACCTCGCCAACCTCTCCTCCACGCTGCGCCACCTCTTCCTGGGCTACTTCAACCGCTTCGACGGCGGCATCCCGCCGGAGCTCGGCAGGCTGACCAGCCTCGTCCACCTCGACCTCGCCAGCTGCGGCCTCCAGGGCCCCATCCCGGCCTCGCTCGGCGACCTCACCGCGCTGGACACGCTGTACCTGCAGACGAACCAGCTGAACGGCACCATCCCGCCGTCGCTCGGCAACCTCACCGGCCTTAGGTTCCTCGACGTCTCCAACAACGCGCTCACGGGGGAGATCCCTCCCGAGCTCGCCGCGCTCGGGGAACTCAGGCTGCTCAACATGTTCATCAACCGCTTCCGCGGCGGCGTGCCGGACTTCCTGGCCGACCTCCGCTCCCTGCAGGTCCTCAAGCTGTGGCAGAACAACTTCACGGGCGCCATCCCCGCGGCGCTCGGGCGCGCCGCGCCGCTCCGGGAGGTGGACCTGTCCACGAACCGCCTGACGGGGGAGGTGCCCCGGTGGCTGTGCGCGCGCGGGCAGCTGGAGATCCTCATCCTCCTGGACAACTTCCTCTTCGGGCCGGTGCCGGAGGGGCTGGGCGCCGCCTGCCCGACGCTCACGCGGGTGCGGCTGGGCCACAACTACCTCACGGGGCCGCTCCCGCGCGGCTTCCTGTACCTGCCGGCGCTCACCACCGTGGAGCTGCAGGGCAACTACCTGACGGGGCGGCTGGAGGAGGACGGCAGCGGCAGCACCATCACCAGCGGCAGCAGGCTGTCGCTGCTGAACCTGTCGAGCAACCGCTTCAACGGGTCGCTTCCGgcgtccatcggcaacttgtcgTCGCTTCAGACGCTCCTCCTGGGCGGCAACCAGCTGAGCGGCGAGATCCCGCGGCAGGTGGGGCGGCTGAAGCGGCTGCTGAAGCTTGACCTGAGCGGCAACAAGCTGACGGGTGCGGTGCCCGGCGAGGTGGGCGAGTGCACGTCGCTGACGTACCTGGACCTGAGCGGCAACCGTCTGTCGGGCGCGATCCCCGTGCGGCTGGCGCACATCAAGATCCTCAACTACCTCAACGTGTCGTGGAACCTGCTGAGCGGCAGCATCccgcgggagctgggcggcatGAAGAGCCTGACCGCCGCCGACTTCTCGCACAACGACCTGTCCGGGCGCGTGCCGGACAACGGCCAGTTCGCCTACTTCAACGCGTCGTCGTTCGTGGGCAACCCGGGGCTGCAGCTGCTGGTGAATAATTCTTCGAAggcgccgcagcagcagcagcagcagccgacgTGGGGAggggtcggcggcggcggcggcggcggcggcgggacgcagcagcagccgccgggTGTGATGGGGCGTCTGAAGCTGCTTGCTGCCCTGGGCCTCCTCGGCTGCTCCGTGGCGTTCGCTGCGGTGGCCGTGGCGACGACGCGGTCCGCCATGCTCCGTCGTCGGTCTTTTTGGTCGAGCCAGCGGTGGCGCATGACGGCGTTCCAGAAGGTGTCGTTCGGGTGCGACGACGTGGTGCGGTGCGTCAAGGAGAACTGCGTGGTGGGTCGCGGCGGGGCCGGGGTGGTGTACCGCGGGACGATGCCCGGCGGGGAGTGCGTGGCGGTGAAGCGGATCGTGTCGGCGGAGGGCGGAGGGTTCCAGGCGGAGGTGGAGACGCTGGGTCGGATCCGGCACCGGCACATCGTGCGGCTGCTGGCCTTCTGCTCGGGGCCCGAGGCGAAGCTGCTGGTGTACGAGTACATGGTGAACGGCAGCCTCGGGGAGGCGCTGCACCGTCGTAACGACGGCGATGGCAGCGGCGTGCTGGCGTGGGCGTCGCGTCTCCGCGTGGCGACGGAGGCGGCCAAGGGGCTGTGCTACCTGCACCACGACTGCTCGCCGCCGATCCTGCATCGGGACGTCAAGTCCAACAACATCTTGCTGGACGCCCGAATGGAGGCCCACGTGGCGGACTTCGGCCTGGCCAAGTTTCTGGTGGGCGGCAACGACGCCACCGAGTGCATGTCCGCCGTCGCCGGATCCTACGGCTACATTGCACCAG AGTACGCGTACACGCTGAAGGTTGACGAGAAGAGCGACGTGTACAGCTTCGGCGTGGTGCTGCTGGAGCTGGTGACGGGGCTGAAGCCGGTGGGCGAGCAcctcggcgacggcgacggggcGGTGGACCTGGTGCAGTGGGCGCGCGGGCGGAGCTCGTCGGGAGGAGGCGTGCTGGGGCTGCTGGACCCTCGCCTCGGCGGCGACGTGCCGGTGGCGGAGGCGGCGCATGTGCTGTTCGTGGCGATGCTGTGCGTGCAGGAGCACAGCGTGGAGCGACCCACCATGCGCGAGGTCGTCCAGATGCTGCAGCAGGCAAAGCATAAGCATGAGGGACCGGGACCGGGACCATCACTTGCTGCCGCCACCGTGCCACTGCCCGCCCGGCCGGCCCAGCGCCATGCACAACGACCTGACATTGACATGCACTTGGTGGTGCACTGCCACGGCATGTGA